Genomic window (Saccharomyces cerevisiae S288C chromosome X, complete sequence):
TACCCATGTTGCTCCACCTAGCAGAACATTtcagaaagaaagaagtCCAAGTAATGGCCAACAACCAGAAGGACAGCTTTTTTTATGAAGGCCCCCTACTGCATATTCATTAAGCTTAAGCTTGATCGGTGAAAAATGCTATAATCTACGTGTACTGGTCACATTGTTGCACATCTCAATTAATCAACGCTCTATTATTATACGGAAGATATAAAGGCATAGTAAATACACTTGCCTGAGGTATTgattgatgaattattttccacGGCCCATGCGTTACTCACTTCGAAAATACATTTGAATTTTAGTGATAAGTTTTGCGATCTACTTTTGTTCAAGATAATAATACTGGGGTAGAATATACACTAAGAAGtctctttgaaattaaaaatatctctaaaaaaatccattatataatatacaGTAATACAATTAGAGGCaggtttttcttttgcacAATCAATATGCTTTGAAACCAATAAATTCATCCCAGGAACGGACTTCTGGTGGAACTATAACGTCATGagattccaaaattttgatcttTTCTGCAATTTTTGCCTTCAAACACTTTGCAAATAACAAAGCCGTTTGAGGTTCATTGAACAATGGGATAGCAAAATCAATAGCATTCCTTCTCATAATATAGTCAACATCGTCAGTGCTCTCAGCTCTCTTGGAGGctaaattgaaaacagCTTTTATgtcatattcttgaaataGTTCACGCAATTTTCTCTTATCATTCTTTGGAAATTTAATCAAAGAAACCTTTGcgttcttttctttgatgtGTTCCTGTAGATACGTTTTAGTGGTCTCATTAGTTGTGTATATTCTGTAACCAATAGTGGCCACTATGGAAGCCACTTGGCCCAAGTATTCTCGAGATGTATCACCTCCAAATAATATACCACTTGGAGGTAGTGGTACATGGAAGTTCATGGTACTTTGAATAGCAGTCCAATAGCTTTCAATTAAATCTCTACCAAATGAAGCAACTTCACCAGTTGATGCCATTTCAACCCCTAAGAAAGGATCTGCACCAGCCAACCTTGTAAAGGAAAATTGAGGAACTTTAGTAGCAACATAGTCGTACTTTTTGTTGAGCATCAAATCAACAGGTTTTGGTACAATGTCACCGCCCAAAAATGCCTTGACAGcaatttcaataaaattaaCGCctaaaacttttgaaacGAATGGAAATGATCTAGAAGCTCTAATGTTACATTCAATCACTTTCAATGTATGCTCCCCATCCTTGATGATTTGCATATTGAAGGGGCCAGTGATCTTCCAAGCTTTTGCGACCTTATCAGCAATGTCTTTTAGGGCAATCTTCACATCGTCAGAAAGATGTTGTGGCGGTAAGACTAAAGAAGCATCACCGGAGTGCACACCCGCATTTTCAACATGCTCGGAAATGGCATGTACCAAGACATTACCATTATAAGCAACGGCGTCCACATCAATTTCTTGAGCACcttcaataaatttagaCATGACGACTGGGTGGTCTGGAGAAACGTCAGATGCCAAAGTTAATTTAGCCTTCAGTTCCTCCTCATTATTAACAACACTCATTGCCGCACCGGAAAGAACATATGAGGGACGAATCAACACAGGGTAGTTAACTTTAGAAGCAAATAATTTTGCTTCTTCTACTGATGTTAATTCACTCCATTCAGGTTGGTCAACATCAATAGAATCCAAAATAGATGAGAATTTGTGTCTGTTCTCAGCTCTATCAATATCGTTTGGATTGGTACCCATTATATTACAGCCGTTATCGTAAAGTTTCAAGGCAATGTTTTGAGGTAATTGACCACCGACAGAAATAATGCAACCCTCAGATTGCTCCAACTCATAAATGTCCATCACTCTTTCATACGataattcttcaaagtaTAATCTATCAACTTCATCGAAATCTGTGGAAACTGTTTCTGGGTTATAATTTATCATGATAGTTTTCTTGCCTTGATCTCTTAATGTCTTCGCGGTGTTCACGGCACACCAATCAAATTCTACAGATGAACCAATACGATAGACACCAGAGCCTAAAACCAGCATACCATTTTCGTTGAACTCCACATCGTTCTTTGTAGCATTGTAAGTGGTATACAAATAATTGGTTTGTGCTGGAAATTCTGCGGCCAAAGTATCGATTCTCTTGACAAAAGGGATTATACCTAACGTTTTTCTTAAACTTCTGATTTCCAGTTCGTTAATGTTTGTGGAGGCGTGTTTATTTATAGTAACCGCAATCTGCTTATCTGAAAACCCTAATTTCTTGGCTCTCTGCAAGAGATCTTTACTCAAGTCACTTAAAGATTTAACTGATTCAAGCTCTTTATAGATATTAACAATGTTCATGCACTTGTAAAGAAACcatttatcaattttacTCAATTCATTAACTCTCTCAACAGTATAGTTTTCATGGATTAAGGCCTGACCAATGGCAAGGACTCTTCTATCAGTTGGAGTTCTCAAGGCTTCATCAAGTTGATCGCCGAATTCAGTAGAACCTTGGAATCCCAATAATGATGGATCCACCTGTCTTAATGCTTTTTGAAAGGCTTCTTCATAGTTTCTACCAATAGCCATAACTTCTCCAACTGATTTCATAGAGGAACCAATGGATCTGTCCACGTATTGGAACTTAGAAAGATCCCACTTAGGTATTTTTGCCACAATATAATCCAAAGATGGCTCAAAGTTAGCCACTGTAGTTTTTGTGATTGGGTTTGGCAATTCTGGCAAAGTATAGCCTAGCCCAATTTTGGCGGCAGTGTATGCTAAGGGATAACCAGTGGCCTTAGACGCCAATGCAGAGGAACGAGATAAACGTGCGTTCACTTCAATAACTCTATAGTCTAGCCCATCAGGTTGCAAAGCGTATTGGACATTACATTCACCAATAACACCAAGGTGTCTAATGATTTTAATTGCGGCGGATCTTAACATATGAAACTCTTCATCTGATAGGGTCTGCGAAGGAGCAAAAACCATAGAATCACCAGTATGAACACCAAGTGGGTCGAAATTTTCCATATTACATACTGTAATACAGTTACCAACCCTATCTCTGACCACTTCATATTCAACTTCTTTCCAACctttcaaagatttttcaacaagaaTTTGTGGGGCCAACGACAAGGACTGTGCGGCAAGTTCCTTCATTTCACTTGCATTGTTAGCGAAACCTGAGCCTAACCCACCCAAAGCGTATGCAGATCTGACAATAACTGGGTATTTGACCCTTTCAGCAGCCTCCAAAGCTTCATCCACGGTTTCACAAGCAAATGATTCTGCGATGGGAATGTTGATATCCTTTAACGCAGATGCGAAAAGATCCCTATCTTCAGAAGTGATCAAAGTTTTGATAGGAGTACCTAAAACTTTGACGTTGTATTTAGCCAAAACACCAGATTCATCCAGAGCCACCCCACAATTTAGACCTGTTTGACCACCGAAGGTTAAAAGTATAGCATCCGGCCTTTCAAGTTCAATGATATATGTGATGTATTCTGGTGTAACGGGCAAGTAATAAATCTTGTCCGCCAGGGAATGAGAAGTCTGGTTAGTAGCGATATTTGGGTTAACCAATATAGTAAACTTGTTATCTTCCTTCAGAGCTTTGATAGCTTGAGAACCACTGTAATCGAATTCACCAGCTTGACCAATAGAGAGCCCTCCTGATCCAATGACAAGTACAGAATTTACTCCTTCAACTAATTGAGGTTTGTAGTCCTCGGTAGTAAAAGCAGAATTCGTAGGCTCTGTTGATGTATAAATCGATgtcattcttttcttcctgtCTATGTACTGTATTGCTCTTCCTTTATAGAACTAATTTTAACTATAGATGTTAGTTTTTCGATGCTTAAACTTAAATAGCGcttcaaaaaagagatAAGGCATACTATAGAAGACGTATTAgtaattatatatatacaaatagCATGGCAGAAATGCTTATgacggaaaaaaaaagattggATTTTCTCGATGCTTACTCAAGGTGACACAATCGTTACGACATGGAGGTTCCTATCTCTGATATTCAAAAGTTATTGCCATCTCATCAATAAGAGTCATTCACAATAATCTATAGAATGCCGCAGGAAAGAAGACAGTGGTGGATGAGTCATTTTCTCAACCCTAGTTTACAATCTGAATGTTTAGGGGATTTACTATTTTTAATTAGGACATTTGAATATTTCTGATAGGGTAAAATCACTTTTTAGGGTTTCTGattttctattttcctcatttttcacaataataacaatgtTGCCATTCTTTTATCACTACCCTAAATGTACCAAATATtagtaagaaaagaaacattataaagaaaaggaggTTTTACAAGGGTCACTTGGTGAGATTAGGTCGtcgttattatttttattttgtgGGCGGGGTGTAATAGTGCTAAAAAGagggaaaagaaatagtaTACCATTCCGCAAAGATGGAGTACATCAAGATTGCCAAAGTATCTAATGTAGTGCTGCATAGAAGAGGTACGGCCACACAAGGTACTTTACATTTGACTACTCACCATTTGATCTTTGAGTCACCACAATTGTCGACGGAATTTTGGTTTCCATATCCTTTGATCTATGGAGTGCATAAAAACCCGGGTAGTACATTACTGTCCAAGTTGACTTCCACTAATCAAATCCAATTGGAGGGAACGGATTCACAGAATTACAAGCTTTACCAGGGTAAGGATCTATGGTCTTTTGTAAATATCAAGGTAATTGGGAAAGATTATGCGGTATTCTCATTGGATTTCGGTGGTGATTTACATCTACAGGCAAGAAAGGTGTATGATTCCATCTTAAATTTGACGGTCCTGTCCAATATCACGCAACTATATGCATTTATTTACATATCCAACAATCTGGAAAGGAAACTACCTTCACCCGATAGCTGGGATATATATGACCCAATTAAGGAATTTCGAAGGCAGGGCCTCGACAGTAAAGATGAAACATGTCCTTGGAGGCTATCCACGGTAAACGAACACTATGAATTTTGTCCAACGTATCCCTCAAAACTTTTTGTACCAAGATCCACGTCAGATATATTATTGAAGCATGCTTCGAAGTTTAGATCACAGAAAAGAATTCCTGTTTTAACTTATCATCACAAGGCAACAGATTGCAACATTCTTAGGTCATCTCAACCATTACCGGGGTTGATCAATCAGAGGTCCATtcaagatgaaaaattagttTGGGAAAGCTTCAACTCATTTtgtaataaagatattagAAGAACGAAACATGTAATAGTAGATGCCAGACCCAGAACAAATGCATTAGCACAGATGGCGTTGGGTGGCGGGACAGAAAATATGGAtaattataatttttttttagctgATAACAATATGGGTGTCGATAAAAGTCTAAAACTGCCCACAGTTACACGGTTATTTCTTGGTATAGATAACATTCATATTGTTTCCAACACAGCTGCATACATGACGGAAGTTATCTGCCAAGGTGGCGATTTGAATTTACCACTGGAACAGAATTTAATTAGGagtcaa
Coding sequences:
- the CPA2 gene encoding carbamoyl-phosphate synthase (glutamine-hydrolyzing) CPA2 (Large subunit of carbamoyl phosphate synthetase; carbamoyl phosphate synthetase catalyzes a step in the synthesis of citrulline, an arginine precursor), with the translated sequence MTSIYTSTEPTNSAFTTEDYKPQLVEGVNSVLVIGSGGLSIGQAGEFDYSGSQAIKALKEDNKFTILVNPNIATNQTSHSLADKIYYLPVTPEYITYIIELERPDAILLTFGGQTGLNCGVALDESGVLAKYNVKVLGTPIKTLITSEDRDLFASALKDINIPIAESFACETVDEALEAAERVKYPVIVRSAYALGGLGSGFANNASEMKELAAQSLSLAPQILVEKSLKGWKEVEYEVVRDRVGNCITVCNMENFDPLGVHTGDSMVFAPSQTLSDEEFHMLRSAAIKIIRHLGVIGECNVQYALQPDGLDYRVIEVNARLSRSSALASKATGYPLAYTAAKIGLGYTLPELPNPITKTTVANFEPSLDYIVAKIPKWDLSKFQYVDRSIGSSMKSVGEVMAIGRNYEEAFQKALRQVDPSLLGFQGSTEFGDQLDEALRTPTDRRVLAIGQALIHENYTVERVNELSKIDKWFLYKCMNIVNIYKELESVKSLSDLSKDLLQRAKKLGFSDKQIAVTINKHASTNINELEIRSLRKTLGIIPFVKRIDTLAAEFPAQTNYLYTTYNATKNDVEFNENGMLVLGSGVYRIGSSVEFDWCAVNTAKTLRDQGKKTIMINYNPETVSTDFDEVDRLYFEELSYERVMDIYELEQSEGCIISVGGQLPQNIALKLYDNGCNIMGTNPNDIDRAENRHKFSSILDSIDVDQPEWSELTSVEEAKLFASKVNYPVLIRPSYVLSGAAMSVVNNEEELKAKLTLASDVSPDHPVVMSKFIEGAQEIDVDAVAYNGNVLVHAISEHVENAGVHSGDASLVLPPQHLSDDVKIALKDIADKVAKAWKITGPFNMQIIKDGEHTLKVIECNIRASRSFPFVSKVLGVNFIEIAVKAFLGGDIVPKPVDLMLNKKYDYVATKVPQFSFTRLAGADPFLGVEMASTGEVASFGRDLIESYWTAIQSTMNFHVPLPPSGILFGGDTSREYLGQVASIVATIGYRIYTTNETTKTYLQEHIKEKNAKVSLIKFPKNDKRKLRELFQEYDIKAVFNLASKRAESTDDVDYIMRRNAIDFAIPLFNEPQTALLFAKCLKAKIAEKIKILESHDVIVPPEVRSWDEFIGFKAY
- the YMR1 gene encoding phosphatidylinositol-3-phosphatase YMR1 (Phosphatidylinositol 3-phosphate (PI3P) phosphatase; involved in various protein sorting pathways, including CVT targeting and endosome to vacuole transport; has similarity to the conserved myotubularin dual specificity phosphatase family); amino-acid sequence: MEYIKIAKVSNVVLHRRGTATQGTLHLTTHHLIFESPQLSTEFWFPYPLIYGVHKNPGSTLLSKLTSTNQIQLEGTDSQNYKLYQGKDLWSFVNIKVIGKDYAVFSLDFGGDLHLQARKVYDSILNLTVLSNITQLYAFIYISNNLERKLPSPDSWDIYDPIKEFRRQGLDSKDETCPWRLSTVNEHYEFCPTYPSKLFVPRSTSDILLKHASKFRSQKRIPVLTYHHKATDCNILRSSQPLPGLINQRSIQDEKLVWESFNSFCNKDIRRTKHVIVDARPRTNALAQMALGGGTENMDNYNFFLADNNMGVDKSLKLPTVTRLFLGIDNIHIVSNTAAYMTEVICQGGDLNLPLEQNLIRSQKFSNWLKLNTLILKSVDMLLKSIIFNHSNVLVHCSDGWDRTSQVVSLLEICLDPFYRTFEGFMILVEKDWCSFGHRFLERSGHLNSDIRFHDNTMHSNFNDVDTNGDDLDIGVNTQDDYAEDDEGGEDETNLINLSRISKKFNENFKLNKKSLKFVSPVFQQFLDCVYQLLTQNPDLFEFNERFLRRLVYHLYSCQYGTFLSNSEKEKFQQNLPNKTKSVWDYFRSRRKQFINPNFIQRKRSGMNEHDQNLEEEEKVEWISPDLKKVQWWWQLYGRKDSEMNDELRHKRDSVPISVDKKSKEHSNSDGGKGLNLSIFGFDMFNRK